Genomic DNA from Porites lutea chromosome 4, jaPorLute2.1, whole genome shotgun sequence:
CATAACTTTTAACGCAAATTCAACTTTGCTTCACGGATCGttcaaaaacgtattatttgcttattgtaacttaatccagggaatatattaCGTCTATAACAACaaaaggcttggttaccaatgGTGGCATCGACCGTTTACGGAAGGTAATAGGCGGCAGTTGCATTGCGGATAATATACTTTCGTGTGCAAGGGAGGGAGGAATAGGTGgaagtagtttttgttgtttttcttttggacaAGATAGGGAATCTCAATTTCAGTAttttctctcccctcccccttcccccctccccccctttaCCCCCTGCAGTATTCACAATGAATGTAGCCTCATGATAAATTAAATAGCTCAGATAACTGGAGTCGAGCTTCTGTTGCTCTCTAAATACCATCAGCATCCAACTGTCACTTTTCAACTCATCTCTGTAAGGGTTAGCTCTTTATATCTCAACCGTTTACTAAAGTGGTATCCAAAGGTAATAAAAGCCCTATTATGAATCAGTTAATGAAAAGGGCCACTTATTTTTCGTACCGTCGGGTAAATCTTCATATCCCGTAAATCACGGATCGTTTCTTTACTCTCGGTTCACGTATCTAGTTAAGAACGGATACATCCATGATACCTTTTTCGCCATACTATTACGATCTATTTTAGTTGAAATAAAGGGAAGATtaagattaaagattaaaggaATGATTTGTAATGAATTGCGTTTTATTTCTTTCCTGCTAATAAACACAATTCTAAAATATATACCTGACGAGGGGTCCTCGAACAGTCTTTTTGCCTTCTCAAGTCCATCCTGAGTGTTGGTACCACCACCTACATAACGAATCTGCATTATGTCATTCGCCGCCGTAGAGTATGGCAAAAACTTGAAGTCAACTACGGCGATATTGGAATAAGAAACTGCAGCGTACTTGGTATCAACAGTCGGGTTGTTCTCTGCCAACTTCATCACCTGTCTAAGagctttctttccttttccaaatTCACATCTACCAATCGACCCGGAACCATCCAGAACAACCACAATATCTTCAATGCGAGTTGATCTTTTGCGGCGTCCAAGTGAAGGTTTCCCAGGGATGCGCAAAAAGTCAGTCAGGAGCTTAGTTGCAGTTTTGTTTGCGGGAGGAACCGTTTGAAACGCTGcgaatgaaattttaaaatcataATGATTTTTTATGCATTACTAGTAGTATAGGATGTGATTAGTCAGTTACACTTGGCTAAGCCTTCATTATAATtcctggttttcagtgtcaggCCATTTAAAATcagatcaaaatcaaaatcaaaaccgttcaatagatattgtccggaatctgggaaatgaaaggacgTAAATATACAAAgcccctcgccaagattcaggtcgcAGAAATATtccgtatacgagatatccgaagaaatgttttagagatttgtatggagacgccatgctggtgcccacctggatgggcaccaacatgggggacggaaaccaacaaaagcatctgttaccgagttttggtacaaaaaggtgaatttattcctcgaggaactcataaacatgaaagtaatactttttctgatccatgaactgtttagatagcaaaattctcCTAAATAcatcacttttttaacctacatgacagctctcccGGCCGTCCTGTAAACACCACGCCACGcaaaagcttaaaaattcaagcgtactctatagcaaaaccaagaacccttatgaagcgaaaatttgcataaaaagtagttttcagctgctctaatacataatgaaagtaaaatctcagtaggatcgatagttatgtagtttgaattttagtggcGTCATGTGCAAACCAACAATATTTACGCCTTAGCCGCCCTTTTTGTAATGAATTTCGAATGCAAAAGTAtttttaaccctcggacgtacatgTAAATTCATACCTCCACCGTAATATAATGGGGACTTAAACAATGGCacccctccccagagtttttgatatcTATAgtgaacttaaaagaaaaacttactCTGGTAGTAATCATCGTCAGGATTTGGTGGTAAAGTGCTCACCACGGCTGGTCGCCAAAAGTTTGCTGAACATTTCCCGCTGAGGAAAATAAGCAGGCACACCACTGCGGCAATTTGAAGGATAAATCTTGACATTTTTGAACTGGATTGCGATCTTCCAACGCTTACTTTATGAGCTCGCCTAAGAAAGCTGCTGTGCTTTTATAGAGAAAGCAACTTCTGTGGTGGTGTTTCTTTGCTGCAGTACTCGCAGTTAAACGTGCTTCAGTTCGGGGGGTAACAGCTAGGGAACTGAATGCTAATAATAACTACCTACATGTAGAATAAGACGAAAGCACCAAACTGTGATAATGAATTGAATGAGAATAAGCGTAAAAACAATCTCTGACACGTAAGAGGCTGTGGAGCTGAAGAGTATATTTCAAGCCTGGCCTTCAGCAACAAAGGCATAGCTGAAAGCTTGGATACAGAGGTTGTAAAAAGATACGCGCCGAAAGTTAGCATATTTTCAGATTTTAGCTCGCGGCCACGTAGTCTCCCAGTTGTAACACTGAAgcccatttttaagtttttctccAACAAACGATCATTCTGTCAAACGCAAATGTTAAAGAAAGCGCGTTGCCGCGAGCTACAAATTTTTTCGAATTGATAAGCCATTTATTACCTTTGGGTGCTAGAGGGATATCTTTTCTTATCTAATTCCTAGTTGTTCACGGCTACGGCGAAGCCGAAGGCGCGGGCATGACCATTCTACCTCACTGTCACGTGACCTGAGATTCCATGAGATATGCGCTGCGCATGTACCGATCACTTGATGCGTTTGATTCGTGGTCGCCGGTCGCTTTCCGTAAGTCTCCGTTCCTTTTATATCTTTTGaccttaaatttgttttttcctctAGCACTCACAgtttattatatttcttttatgtGGTAGTGGAACCATCTTAACGCAATACTCGCAATTTTGGAATGGGCGACGAAGGAACGTCAACACACGTGCTCGTAGAGCACGGGAAAGCTGAAAATGAGCTCGAAGAGCTACAACTTACAAAGTCAGATAAATCTAAACAGAGGCCGTCGAGGACCAAAGCTCCTAATCAGGAGATTAAGCGGAAAGAACCAGCCAAAAGAATTCACGTGGAAGAGAACCAGTCGCTTGACGTGGTCAAGTCGTTTGCTGAGTCCATTTCGGCGAACTTCACGGTTCTTACCGAGAGCATGACTAACAGTTTTCAGAAGCTTGGAGAGAATTTAAACGTGATGAATGATAACATTATGTCCCTCGTTCACTGGCCTGAGAGCGAGCTTTCTGAAGATATATCAGAACAGCTTGACGTTAACGAATCGAAGTTAACGAAGCTTCAGAGAAGCATTCGAACGCTGAGCAAAACGCTGACGAGTCAGCTACAGGCCAAGCAGGGCCAccaagcaaaaggaaaaaagctgACGAGTCAGCTGCTCCGAACAAATTTCTTTCTAGCCTCGAGAAGAAGGCAAATACACAGGAAGCTACAGGCCCGAAGATAAATGATACCTTGGCTTCTCACGTAACCAGCATTATGCGGCAAAAGCCCGAggaagaaagtgagaaaaatttatttcagaaAATTCTCAGACCTGAGAACTGTCCTGGCCTGTCAAAAATAACTGTTAATCAGGTTATTTGGGATCGAGTTTCGGCTGAGGCTAGAACAGGCGATGTGAAAATGCAACGAGTTCGGAGTGCGTTGGTTAAAGGAACTACAAACGTAGCTTTAATAGCAGATCTTGTCCTGAAGAGCTCTGAGGACAAGGACAACATAGATACCACTGCTTTGTTGGATAAACTATGGAAGCTAACCGAAGACTCTTTGTGCTGCTTAGGAGCAGCCAACTGGGAATTAGTTCAGAGACGTTGGGAGGCATTGAAGCCTCAAATTTCTAAAGATTATGCTCATTTGTGTGCTCATTTGTGTGCTCTAAAGCTCCCATGCACACAGGGGCTCTGGTAGGGGTCGTGCAGGTTTTAGAGGCTCATCCTTTCGAGGACGAGGTTCAACCAACCGTCCTTTTTTAAGACCATCCAACCAATACCGCACAACAACCTACAGCAAGCCAAAGCACAACCAGGAAACACCCAAGAACTAATTCAGGAGCCTCAGGTAAATACAGTTTCATGTAAACCTGTAACAATAAAGGTTGCTGGTAGAATTCAGCATATTTCTCAGGCTTGGAAGCAGATGACTTCAGATAAAGTCATTTTAGATATGGTCAAGGGTTGCCATATAACATTCACACATAATCAATTTCCA
This window encodes:
- the LOC140935574 gene encoding integrin alpha-D-like, encoding MSRFILQIAAVVCLLIFLSGKCSANFWRPAVVSTLPPNPDDDYYQTFQTVPPANKTATKLLTDFLRIPGKPSLGRRKRSTRIEDIVVVLDGSGSIGRCEFGKGKKALRQVMKLAENNPTVDTKYAAVSYSNIAVVDFKFLPYSTAANDIMQIRYVGGGTNTQDGLEKAKRLFEDPSSGRRVISRKMVLLVTDGQSNSRDLTISKAKALKGIGIDIYVVAVGSHINGIDEMVNVASSPPENHMFRVQTLGDFWQVVKLAIRQVNPGEYAVLNGQYDPPC